A part of Streptomyces sp. DSM 40750 genomic DNA contains:
- a CDS encoding MarR family winged helix-turn-helix transcriptional regulator, with the protein MPDLNHGDDEAAVNALRSAVMRLSRRLKHQRVDESLSPTEMSVLGTLARCGTATPGELARKEHVQPPSMTRIVALLESKGLVKLEPHPEDRRQKVVTQTERAEAMLEESRRKRNAFLASLVEGLDEDEWEKLRAAAPVLEKLAHL; encoded by the coding sequence ATGCCTGACCTAAACCATGGCGACGACGAGGCCGCTGTGAACGCGCTCCGCTCGGCCGTGATGCGCCTGTCCCGTCGGCTCAAGCACCAGCGGGTCGACGAGTCGCTGAGCCCGACCGAGATGTCGGTGCTCGGCACCCTCGCCCGCTGCGGCACCGCCACACCGGGCGAGCTCGCCCGCAAGGAGCATGTGCAGCCGCCGTCGATGACCCGCATCGTCGCCCTGCTGGAGAGCAAGGGGCTGGTGAAGCTGGAGCCGCACCCCGAGGACCGGCGGCAGAAGGTGGTCACCCAGACCGAGCGGGCCGAGGCGATGCTCGAGGAGAGCCGCCGCAAGCGCAACGCGTTCCTCGCCTCTCTCGTGGAGGGCCTCGACGAGGACGAGTGGGAGAAGCTCCGCGCGGCCGCGCCGGTGCTGGAGAAGCTCGCCCATCTCTGA
- a CDS encoding BrnA antitoxin family protein, which produces MGTTVLSLRIDGELLDRLRTHAAKRGMTVQDYVIGTLIRDDFDERFQTAVEETEKFYGVT; this is translated from the coding sequence ATGGGGACCACTGTGCTCAGCCTGCGGATAGACGGGGAGCTTCTCGACCGGCTCCGGACCCACGCGGCGAAAAGGGGAATGACCGTCCAGGACTACGTGATCGGGACGCTCATTCGCGACGACTTCGACGAGCGATTCCAGACCGCCGTCGAGGAGACGGAGAAGTTCTACGGAGTGACGTGA
- a CDS encoding DUF2530 domain-containing protein — translation MAGFFSGSPKHEAPEPLEGPIVPTIVGGTILWLVLFVVQLPFYGWYEDHGHAWWVWTCLAGGGLGFIGIYYVRRRDAAIKRDAERKAAAEAAAEADATTDVTPVE, via the coding sequence ATGGCCGGTTTCTTTTCGGGATCCCCCAAGCACGAGGCACCGGAGCCCCTCGAGGGCCCCATCGTGCCGACCATCGTCGGCGGCACGATCCTCTGGCTCGTCCTCTTCGTCGTCCAGCTCCCGTTCTACGGCTGGTACGAGGACCACGGGCACGCGTGGTGGGTGTGGACCTGTCTGGCGGGGGGCGGGCTGGGGTTCATCGGCATCTACTACGTGCGCAGACGGGACGCGGCCATCAAGCGGGACGCGGAGCGCAAGGCCGCCGCGGAGGCCGCCGCGGAGGCCGACGCCACCACCGATGTGACACCGGTCGAGTAG